Proteins from a single region of Thermogemmata fonticola:
- a CDS encoding cupin domain-containing protein yields MTPPAPGRFLIRHEREAPQVPCPCGVSTRILTAADGAPCSLHVTTIREALLHYHQRTTEVYYILEGTGKIELDGTWYPVEPGSTVWIPPGVRHRVLSEAGLRTIVFALPAFDPADEWLLDEHPSSAACSSSAPSSVSSAP; encoded by the coding sequence ATGACGCCTCCTGCCCCTGGACGTTTCCTCATTCGGCACGAGCGAGAAGCTCCTCAAGTGCCCTGCCCCTGCGGTGTCAGCACGCGTATCCTGACCGCCGCTGATGGCGCCCCCTGCTCCCTCCACGTCACCACCATCCGCGAGGCGCTCCTCCACTACCACCAGCGCACCACCGAGGTGTACTACATTCTCGAAGGAACGGGCAAGATTGAACTCGACGGCACCTGGTACCCGGTAGAACCGGGCAGCACCGTCTGGATTCCGCCGGGCGTTCGCCATCGCGTCCTCAGCGAGGCCGGCCTGCGCACCATCGTCTTCGCCTTGCCTGCTTTCGATCCCGCCGACGAATGGCTCCTCGACGAGCACCCCTCCTCCGCCGCCTGCTCCTCCTCCGCCCCTTCTTCCGTTTCTTCGGCTCCTTGA
- a CDS encoding SpoVG family protein: MVITEVRIKLCEENSERLLAFCSVTFDNAFVVRDLKIIEGAKGLFVAMPSRKLADRCPKCGGKNHLRARYCNNCGTRLDENRAVRLGDGRVRLHADIAHPIHAAAREQIHNAIIKAYYEEKEKAQQPGYVCTYDLDDYDYEDTPVTYTSVAAEVARSVQPHPAHSPVKGTHFTPSSPPARPSAPCDEENAPSRNSASSLTPSATRGNTCGT, encoded by the coding sequence GTGGTCATCACGGAAGTGCGCATCAAGCTGTGTGAGGAGAATAGCGAGCGCCTCCTCGCCTTCTGTTCCGTCACCTTCGACAACGCCTTCGTTGTGCGGGATTTGAAGATCATCGAAGGCGCCAAGGGGCTATTTGTGGCCATGCCCAGCCGCAAGCTGGCCGACCGCTGTCCCAAATGCGGCGGCAAGAACCATCTCCGCGCCCGCTATTGCAACAACTGCGGCACTCGGCTCGACGAGAATCGGGCGGTCCGCCTCGGCGACGGGCGGGTCCGACTCCATGCCGACATTGCCCACCCCATCCACGCCGCCGCCCGCGAGCAAATCCATAACGCCATCATCAAGGCTTACTACGAGGAAAAGGAAAAGGCGCAGCAGCCCGGCTACGTCTGCACCTACGACCTGGATGATTACGACTACGAAGACACGCCGGTCACCTACACCAGCGTAGCCGCGGAAGTGGCCCGCTCGGTTCAACCTCATCCGGCCCATTCGCCGGTCAAGGGGACGCACTTCACGCCGTCTTCTCCCCCCGCTCGGCCCTCCGCTCCCTGTGATGAAGAGAACGCCCCCAGCCGCAACTCGGCTTCCTCCCTCACTCCCAGCGCAACGCGGGGGAACACCTGCGGCACTTGA
- the dnaN gene encoding DNA polymerase III subunit beta, with translation MKLRVNREALLEACQSAGAALPNRAVREVLACFRLDAREDSLTLTAFDMELGIRQELRGVEVVRPGSTLLPAAQLTQILRESRAEGVELEAPLTSSDGPDGATATLRCGSTAKFELPQRPVEEFPELPEGTDPKEIVIEGLAGQFREMIRRTLFAIPKKDVTDRYAFKGLLWDTGGGAAGSGPSASLALRLVGTDGKRLALCESAVTVQASPSGVQLHPLVPARAMTLLERVLTHDGEVVRAYLGTNDVRFLTERATIYTTLVQGRFPPYRDILEKTEKAAKIKIPLPLEEFLAAVRQIRVMTDEESRRVDISFRPGVAILEGRGPATGSGHVELALPDFAGPAIHVAFDPDFLVEYLNIARNEVAEPKAEGSRPAADASPSSPLTLELIAADKPALFRFNVSGGTAPSGGTASSDGTAPSGGGVSKWVYLVMPMSVENRR, from the coding sequence ATGAAACTGCGTGTGAATCGGGAAGCGTTGTTGGAAGCCTGCCAGTCGGCGGGAGCAGCCCTGCCCAACCGGGCCGTTCGGGAAGTACTCGCCTGCTTCCGCCTGGATGCGCGGGAGGACAGCCTAACCCTGACGGCCTTCGATATGGAATTAGGTATCCGCCAGGAGTTGCGCGGGGTCGAGGTTGTCCGCCCCGGCAGTACCCTCCTGCCCGCTGCCCAGTTGACCCAGATTCTGCGGGAAAGCCGAGCGGAAGGCGTCGAACTCGAAGCGCCCCTAACGTCTTCCGACGGACCGGACGGAGCAACTGCCACCTTGCGCTGCGGCAGCACAGCCAAGTTCGAGTTGCCCCAGCGCCCGGTCGAGGAGTTCCCCGAATTGCCCGAAGGGACCGACCCCAAGGAAATCGTTATCGAGGGCCTAGCCGGACAATTCCGTGAAATGATTCGCCGCACCCTCTTTGCCATCCCCAAAAAGGATGTCACTGATCGCTATGCCTTCAAGGGTCTGCTCTGGGACACAGGAGGGGGGGCTGCGGGAAGCGGACCCTCCGCCTCTTTGGCCTTGAGGCTGGTCGGTACGGATGGCAAGCGCCTGGCCCTCTGCGAGTCGGCTGTCACAGTCCAGGCTTCCCCGTCCGGCGTGCAATTGCATCCGCTGGTCCCGGCGCGCGCGATGACCTTGCTGGAACGCGTCCTGACCCACGACGGCGAGGTGGTGCGGGCCTATTTGGGAACCAACGACGTCCGCTTCCTCACCGAGCGGGCTACCATTTACACGACACTGGTGCAAGGCCGCTTCCCCCCCTACCGTGACATCCTGGAGAAGACGGAAAAGGCAGCCAAGATCAAGATTCCCCTGCCACTGGAGGAGTTCCTGGCGGCGGTGCGGCAGATCCGCGTCATGACCGACGAGGAAAGCCGGCGGGTGGACATTTCCTTCCGGCCCGGCGTGGCGATTCTGGAAGGTCGCGGACCGGCCACTGGCAGCGGCCATGTGGAGCTGGCCCTGCCGGACTTCGCTGGACCCGCCATCCACGTCGCCTTCGACCCGGACTTCCTCGTCGAGTACTTGAACATCGCCCGCAACGAAGTAGCCGAGCCAAAGGCGGAAGGTTCGCGTCCAGCGGCGGACGCCTCCCCGAGTTCCCCGCTGACGCTGGAACTGATCGCCGCGGACAAGCCCGCTCTGTTTCGCTTCAACGTGAGCGGTGGGACCGCTCCTAGCGGTGGGACCGCTTCCAGCGATGGGACCGCTCCCAGCGGTGGCGGTGTTTCCAAGTGGGTTTACCTGGTGATGCCGATGTCCGTGGAGAACCGCCGATGA
- a CDS encoding DnaA/Hda family protein — protein sequence MAKSEDRAAEGISPPALESQAAPAGAALPHLMRPPSAAAARRREAGEGGRSALPGVIRIAENRAAVQAVLGVLRRLAQGRAVNYPVVIYGPPGSGKSQLMQGAVAWWSQRTEEPAWCLSAAECGELLAEVGAGLLIVEDLQHLARRDAEALCQVLDQRRACGQGVILTSGRTVADLRHLPRRLTSRLSAGLVVPLWPAGPDSRRQIIAALAQRWQLPLTESQVRQLADEADGLRSAVGKLQRLRQHLSHQERSPRAGPLSPAELTALIAELNQEAQSARPSLWEQVLRQVSAVFGVSQQELLSSSRLSRILLPRQLAMYLLRQAGWSLPRLAQAFRRDHATVLHACRKVEQRLNTDASLLAALRQVQAGLR from the coding sequence ATGGCAAAGAGCGAGGACCGAGCGGCCGAAGGCATATCCCCGCCGGCCCTGGAGAGCCAAGCGGCCCCCGCAGGGGCAGCCCTGCCCCATCTCATGAGGCCACCCTCCGCCGCGGCAGCGCGCCGGCGGGAAGCGGGAGAAGGGGGCCGGTCCGCGCTGCCGGGTGTGATCCGGATCGCAGAGAACCGGGCGGCGGTGCAGGCGGTGCTGGGCGTTTTACGCCGGTTGGCTCAGGGCCGGGCCGTGAATTATCCGGTGGTCATCTATGGCCCGCCGGGCAGCGGCAAAAGCCAGTTGATGCAAGGTGCGGTGGCCTGGTGGAGCCAGCGGACGGAGGAACCGGCCTGGTGTCTGTCCGCGGCGGAATGCGGGGAATTGCTGGCCGAAGTCGGCGCCGGACTTCTGATTGTGGAAGACTTGCAACATTTGGCGCGGCGGGATGCCGAGGCGCTCTGCCAGGTGCTGGATCAGCGGCGGGCCTGCGGCCAAGGGGTAATCCTGACCAGCGGGCGAACGGTGGCGGACCTGCGCCATCTACCCCGGCGGCTGACTTCTCGCTTGAGCGCAGGCCTGGTGGTGCCCCTTTGGCCGGCCGGCCCGGACAGCCGGCGGCAAATCATCGCAGCCTTGGCCCAGCGCTGGCAACTTCCCCTGACGGAGTCCCAAGTGCGGCAATTGGCGGACGAGGCGGACGGCCTGCGCTCGGCGGTGGGAAAGCTCCAGCGCTTGCGCCAGCACCTAAGCCACCAGGAGCGGTCCCCTCGCGCTGGACCCCTTTCCCCGGCCGAGCTGACAGCTCTGATCGCGGAGCTGAACCAGGAGGCACAATCCGCCCGCCCTTCGCTGTGGGAGCAAGTGCTGCGGCAGGTGAGCGCCGTCTTTGGGGTCAGCCAGCAGGAACTGCTCAGTAGCAGCCGTTTGAGCCGGATCCTGCTCCCCCGCCAACTGGCGATGTACCTGCTGCGCCAGGCGGGCTGGTCGCTGCCGCGCTTGGCCCAGGCCTTCCGCCGGGATCATGCGACCGTCCTGCACGCTTGCCGAAAGGTGGAGCAACGCCTGAACACCGATGCGTCCCTACTCGCGGCCTTACGCCAGGTGCAAGCCGGATTGCGCTGA
- a CDS encoding DNA gyrase subunit B, translated as MKQDETPIAASTSATRSNGEYTEEHLKTLKDAAHIRQNPGMYIGNTQSAGLHHLVYEIVYNSVDEWMAGYCKHIRVILHKDGAVSVIDDGRGIPVGIRPETGKSALEEALTIAGTSGKFDNEAYRVSVGLHGMGAKAMNALSEWCEAEVRREGRVYKMEFERGYATSELQDLGPAPPGQTGTTITFKPDPEIFGDLTLDYDTLADRFREIAYLCRGLTIALLDERDGRSDTFYFEGGIAEFVAWLNQGETVEHPPIYLRRQVDYTLPDAAGRTLPIIVEVALQYTHADEERVRCYTNNAFNPGGGTHLSGFRAGLTRAISTYGKKEGHFKPDLELRGEDFRAGLTAVVSLSHPDPVFESQTKIKLNNPEVEGIVASAVYDFLTDYLEKNPKEAARICKRVALAAELRIAAKKARDALIDRKKILGGGGLPGKLMDCTTRQRDQSELFLVEGDSAGGSAESGRDRYFQAVLPLRGKVLNVEKARLDKLLKNNEIAALIAAIGIDIDNVEDISKVRYGKIIILTDADVDGQHIRTLLLTFFFRQMRKLIEEGYVYVARPPLYKVTQKKEVRFVATREEMLRELTERGLRGTRLRLTRPDQPPRELSSEELAPLLPILADIETVVGQLERRGQTLESVLRRARTTERDGKTILEVPVYHVRFAGQDYWFATQQELQAFRSAQAQALGKELTLSETVPPLGAASPADGSSPPPLAADHYALEEWHELRALNRALAKLLDAGFLPADLLPLPRIAGREPPIRFTLIREAQQIPLPDLLALPAEIRRLGEAGISITRFKGLGEMNPEELWATTLDPKHRSLMRVTLSDAQRAEELFRMLMGEEVEGRKQFIMKRAIHNFEEIDYGA; from the coding sequence ATGAAACAGGACGAAACCCCGATCGCAGCTTCGACCTCGGCGACCCGTTCCAACGGCGAATACACTGAAGAGCATCTCAAGACGCTCAAGGATGCCGCCCACATCCGGCAGAACCCCGGTATGTACATCGGCAACACGCAGTCGGCCGGGCTGCACCATCTCGTTTACGAGATCGTCTACAACTCGGTCGATGAATGGATGGCCGGGTATTGCAAGCATATTCGGGTCATTCTGCACAAGGACGGCGCGGTGTCCGTCATCGACGATGGCCGCGGCATCCCGGTGGGCATCCGCCCGGAGACGGGCAAGTCGGCGCTGGAAGAGGCCCTGACCATCGCCGGCACCAGCGGCAAGTTTGACAACGAGGCCTACCGTGTCTCCGTCGGCTTGCACGGCATGGGGGCCAAGGCCATGAACGCCCTCTCCGAATGGTGCGAGGCGGAGGTCCGCCGCGAAGGCCGGGTGTACAAAATGGAATTCGAGCGCGGCTATGCCACCAGCGAATTGCAGGACCTCGGTCCCGCTCCCCCCGGCCAGACCGGCACCACCATCACCTTCAAACCCGATCCCGAAATCTTCGGCGACCTCACCCTCGATTACGACACCCTCGCCGACCGCTTCCGCGAGATCGCTTATCTCTGCCGGGGTTTGACCATCGCCCTGCTCGATGAGCGCGACGGCCGCAGCGACACCTTCTATTTCGAGGGCGGGATCGCCGAGTTTGTCGCCTGGCTCAACCAGGGCGAGACGGTCGAGCATCCCCCCATCTATCTCCGCCGCCAGGTGGATTATACCCTCCCCGATGCCGCCGGGCGCACCTTGCCCATCATCGTGGAAGTCGCCTTGCAATACACCCATGCCGATGAGGAACGCGTCCGCTGCTATACCAACAACGCCTTCAATCCCGGCGGCGGCACCCACCTGTCTGGCTTCCGCGCTGGCCTGACCCGTGCCATCAGCACCTACGGCAAAAAGGAAGGACACTTCAAGCCCGATCTGGAGCTGCGCGGCGAAGACTTCCGGGCCGGCCTGACCGCCGTCGTCAGCCTCAGCCATCCCGATCCTGTCTTCGAGTCCCAGACCAAGATCAAGCTGAACAATCCGGAGGTGGAAGGGATCGTCGCCAGCGCCGTCTATGACTTCCTGACCGACTATTTGGAGAAGAATCCCAAGGAGGCGGCACGGATTTGCAAGCGGGTGGCCCTGGCGGCTGAGCTGCGCATCGCGGCCAAGAAGGCCCGCGACGCCCTCATCGATCGCAAGAAAATCCTCGGCGGCGGCGGACTGCCCGGCAAACTCATGGACTGCACCACCCGCCAGCGCGACCAGAGCGAACTGTTCCTCGTGGAAGGCGACTCTGCCGGCGGCAGCGCGGAAAGCGGACGCGACCGCTACTTCCAGGCCGTCCTTCCCCTGCGCGGCAAAGTGCTCAACGTCGAAAAGGCCCGCCTGGACAAACTCCTGAAAAACAACGAGATCGCCGCCCTCATCGCTGCCATCGGCATCGACATCGACAACGTCGAGGACATCAGCAAAGTCCGCTACGGCAAAATCATCATCCTCACGGATGCCGACGTGGATGGGCAGCACATCCGCACCCTGCTGCTCACCTTTTTCTTCCGCCAGATGCGCAAACTGATCGAAGAAGGATACGTCTATGTGGCCCGCCCTCCGCTTTACAAGGTGACCCAGAAAAAGGAGGTGCGCTTCGTGGCCACCCGCGAGGAAATGCTCCGGGAGCTGACCGAGCGCGGCCTGCGCGGCACCCGCTTGCGCCTCACTCGGCCCGATCAACCCCCCCGCGAACTCTCCAGCGAAGAGCTGGCCCCGCTCTTGCCTATCCTCGCCGACATTGAGACCGTCGTCGGCCAACTCGAACGCCGCGGCCAAACCCTCGAAAGCGTCCTGCGCCGGGCCAGAACCACCGAACGCGACGGCAAAACCATCCTGGAAGTACCCGTCTATCACGTCCGCTTTGCCGGTCAGGACTACTGGTTCGCCACGCAGCAGGAGTTGCAAGCTTTCCGCAGCGCTCAGGCCCAGGCCCTGGGCAAGGAATTGACCCTCTCGGAAACGGTTCCTCCGCTGGGAGCGGCCTCGCCTGCCGACGGCTCTTCTCCCCCGCCCCTGGCTGCGGATCACTACGCCCTCGAAGAATGGCACGAGTTGCGCGCCCTCAACCGCGCCTTGGCCAAACTTCTCGACGCCGGCTTCCTCCCTGCCGATCTGCTCCCCCTGCCCCGCATCGCCGGGCGCGAACCCCCCATCCGCTTCACCTTGATCCGGGAAGCCCAGCAGATTCCTCTGCCGGACCTGCTCGCCCTGCCTGCCGAAATCCGCCGCCTCGGCGAAGCCGGTATCTCCATCACTCGCTTCAAAGGACTCGGCGAAATGAACCCGGAGGAACTCTGGGCTACCACCCTGGACCCCAAACACCGCTCCCTCATGCGCGTCACCCTCTCCGATGCTCAGCGGGCCGAGGAACTCTTCCGTATGCTCATGGGGGAAGAAGTCGAAGGGCGCAAGCAGTTCATCATGAAACGCGCCATCCACAACTTTGAGGAGATCGACTACGGCGCCTGA
- the ispE gene encoding 4-(cytidine 5'-diphospho)-2-C-methyl-D-erythritol kinase: MVALRPAEQRPAPLFVSTSSTAVALAAPAKLNLFLEVLGRRRDGYHELATLMVAIDWCDTLEISLGAEGERYLECEPAGSVPCGPENLVWRAAELLADRAGRKAAGWRMRLSKRVPSQAGLGGGSSDAAAALVGLQRLWKLALTNEELLAMGAAVGSDVPFFLAAPVGWCTGRGEVVAEERMACPLHFVVVCPPVGLATSRVYAAVKLPAVPRDGSGVREALRRGEVSALGECLFNRLQEPALELEPLLGRLHRRLAQAAPFGACLSGSGSALFALCRSRSEAVHVAEKFLRQQPADEPRSRVVVVQSLAPDRTCKEKSGGHHGSAHQAV, from the coding sequence ATGGTGGCACTCCGGCCCGCAGAGCAGCGGCCTGCGCCGCTCTTTGTTTCCACATCTTCCACGGCGGTCGCACTCGCCGCACCGGCCAAGTTGAACCTGTTTCTGGAAGTTTTGGGGCGCCGCCGCGATGGTTACCACGAGCTGGCCACGCTCATGGTGGCGATTGACTGGTGCGATACCCTGGAGATCAGCCTGGGGGCGGAGGGCGAGCGGTATCTGGAATGCGAGCCGGCGGGGTCGGTGCCCTGCGGTCCGGAAAATCTGGTGTGGCGGGCGGCGGAGCTTTTAGCGGACCGGGCGGGGCGGAAAGCGGCGGGGTGGCGGATGCGCTTGAGCAAGCGGGTGCCGAGCCAGGCGGGATTGGGCGGCGGTTCCTCGGATGCGGCGGCGGCGCTCGTGGGCTTGCAGCGGTTGTGGAAATTGGCGCTGACAAACGAAGAACTGCTTGCTATGGGGGCAGCCGTCGGTTCAGACGTCCCCTTCTTCCTGGCGGCTCCGGTGGGGTGGTGCACTGGACGGGGAGAAGTGGTGGCGGAGGAAAGGATGGCATGCCCGCTCCATTTCGTGGTCGTCTGCCCGCCGGTGGGATTGGCGACGAGCCGTGTTTATGCGGCTGTGAAGCTGCCGGCGGTGCCACGGGATGGGTCCGGCGTGCGGGAGGCCCTGCGCCGCGGAGAGGTTTCCGCTCTGGGGGAGTGCCTGTTCAACCGGTTGCAGGAACCGGCCTTGGAGCTGGAACCGCTGCTGGGTCGGCTGCACCGCCGCTTGGCTCAGGCGGCCCCCTTCGGCGCCTGCCTTTCCGGCAGCGGGTCGGCCTTGTTCGCCCTGTGCCGCTCCCGCTCCGAAGCGGTCCATGTGGCTGAGAAGTTCCTCCGCCAGCAGCCGGCGGATGAACCGCGATCCCGTGTTGTGGTGGTCCAGAGTCTAGCTCCCGATCGGACTTGCAAGGAGAAAAGCGGTGGTCATCACGGAAGTGCGCATCAAGCTGTGTGA
- a CDS encoding cysteine desulfurase family protein codes for MMEIDLDANATLGMLPVAWEALRSAPGGNASSVHGRGRAARQAVEAARERCAALLGASPEEVFFTSGATEANNWAIHAALEAAGKGAGIILSPLEHPCVVEPVRVWERRGAPVHWWPVDERGVVRLEPVPPGVRLACLMLANHETGAVQPVAELAAALPPEVHLHCDAAQAVGKIPVHFHRLRVATLSASGHKFGGPMGVGLLLVRRDCSLPPLLRGGPQQQGRRAGTEPAPLIAAMTAALEWMCQRQQAHHQHLCRLREHLWHRLQAAAPVFLNGPPIADESAVPNTLNVSFPGCRGDLLVMALDLAGVHCSTGAACSSGSLLPSPTLEAMQVGPERLRSAVRFSFSPLHTLEQIDAAAERIIATVRRLRTKS; via the coding sequence ATGATGGAGATTGATCTGGATGCGAATGCGACGTTGGGAATGCTGCCGGTAGCGTGGGAGGCACTGCGCTCGGCACCGGGGGGGAATGCGTCGTCGGTGCATGGCCGCGGGCGGGCGGCGCGCCAGGCGGTGGAGGCGGCACGGGAACGGTGTGCGGCTTTGTTGGGGGCCTCGCCGGAGGAGGTGTTTTTCACCAGCGGGGCGACGGAGGCGAACAACTGGGCGATCCACGCAGCGCTGGAGGCGGCGGGAAAGGGAGCGGGGATCATCCTATCCCCTTTGGAGCATCCGTGCGTGGTGGAGCCGGTGCGGGTTTGGGAGCGGCGAGGCGCGCCGGTCCATTGGTGGCCGGTGGATGAGCGGGGCGTGGTGCGGCTGGAGCCGGTGCCGCCGGGCGTCCGCCTGGCCTGCCTGATGCTGGCCAATCATGAGACGGGCGCGGTGCAGCCGGTGGCCGAACTGGCCGCCGCCTTGCCGCCGGAGGTGCACTTGCACTGCGATGCGGCGCAAGCGGTGGGCAAGATACCGGTCCACTTCCACCGCCTGAGGGTAGCGACGCTGTCGGCTTCGGGGCACAAGTTCGGCGGGCCGATGGGTGTGGGCCTGCTCCTGGTGCGGCGGGATTGCTCGCTTCCTCCCTTGCTGCGGGGCGGCCCCCAGCAGCAGGGCCGACGGGCGGGTACGGAACCGGCGCCGCTTATCGCCGCCATGACCGCTGCCCTGGAGTGGATGTGCCAGCGCCAGCAGGCGCACCACCAGCATCTATGCCGCCTCCGGGAGCACCTCTGGCATCGCCTCCAGGCAGCCGCCCCCGTATTCCTCAACGGCCCCCCCATCGCCGACGAAAGTGCCGTGCCCAATACCCTCAACGTCTCCTTTCCCGGTTGCCGGGGCGACCTGCTGGTTATGGCCCTGGACCTGGCCGGTGTCCACTGCTCCACCGGAGCCGCCTGTTCCAGCGGATCGCTGCTTCCCAGTCCCACGCTCGAAGCAATGCAGGTCGGGCCGGAACGTCTCCGCTCCGCCGTCCGCTTCAGCTTCAGTCCCCTGCACACGCTGGAGCAGATCGACGCCGCCGCCGAGCGGATCATCGCCACAGTCCGCCGTCTGCGAACCAAGTCCTGA
- a CDS encoding DNA-methyltransferase gives MSSSASCRFPLPAEVVGQIYLADNLAVLRELPDASIDLIYIDPPFNTGKVQQRTQLRTVRSEEGDRVGFQGRRYQSIVIGSRRFQDTFDDYLAFLEPRLIEAHRLLAPHGSLYFHGDYREVHYCKVLLDAIFGRDCFLNEIIWAYDYGGRPKDRWPAKHDNILLYVKNPSQHVFNVEEIERIPYMAPELVGPDKAARGKLPTDTWWHTIVPTTSKEKTGYPTQKPLGILRRIVQASSRPGALVLDFFAGSGTTGRAALELGRRFLLIDNNPEALEVMARRFDGIRGIEWIGFDPSPFQKRQQAPKPKTLRK, from the coding sequence GTGTCATCATCCGCGAGCTGCCGCTTCCCCCTTCCCGCCGAGGTCGTAGGCCAGATTTACCTGGCCGACAACCTGGCCGTCCTCCGGGAACTGCCCGACGCCTCCATCGACCTGATCTACATCGATCCCCCCTTCAACACGGGCAAAGTCCAGCAGCGGACGCAGCTCCGCACGGTCCGTTCGGAGGAGGGGGACCGCGTAGGGTTCCAGGGCCGACGCTACCAGAGCATTGTCATTGGGAGCCGCCGCTTCCAGGACACGTTCGACGACTACCTGGCCTTCCTGGAGCCGCGCTTGATCGAAGCCCACCGCCTCCTGGCACCTCACGGCAGTCTTTACTTCCATGGGGACTACCGCGAGGTCCATTACTGCAAGGTGCTTTTGGATGCCATCTTCGGGCGAGACTGCTTCCTCAACGAGATCATTTGGGCCTATGACTATGGCGGACGGCCCAAAGACCGCTGGCCGGCCAAACACGACAACATTCTGCTCTACGTCAAAAACCCCTCGCAGCATGTGTTCAACGTCGAGGAGATCGAGCGGATTCCCTACATGGCCCCGGAGTTGGTCGGACCGGACAAGGCGGCGCGCGGCAAATTGCCCACCGACACCTGGTGGCACACCATCGTCCCAACCACCAGCAAGGAAAAGACCGGCTATCCGACCCAGAAACCGCTGGGCATCCTACGGCGCATCGTCCAGGCTTCCTCGCGTCCCGGCGCGCTGGTCCTCGACTTCTTCGCCGGCAGCGGCACCACAGGGAGGGCTGCCCTGGAGTTGGGCCGCCGCTTCCTCCTCATCGACAACAATCCCGAAGCCCTGGAAGTCATGGCTCGGCGCTTCGACGGCATCCGCGGCATCGAATGGATCGGCTTCGACCCTTCTCCCTTCCAGAAACGGCAGCAAGCCCCAAAGCCGAAAACCCTCCGCAAGTGA
- a CDS encoding DUF721 domain-containing protein yields MANDSFQRREPASGSDGGRRERGPEPLADILSRLFVSRGWGRKSERLRLEAAWEAALEAVVPRSLRQHTRVASLRRGVLEVEVNAAPLMQELNQFHKRRLLAALRQALPGTTIADIRFRAGAW; encoded by the coding sequence ATGGCAAACGATTCCTTCCAGCGGCGCGAGCCAGCCTCCGGTTCGGACGGGGGGCGGCGGGAGCGTGGGCCGGAACCGCTCGCGGACATCCTCTCCCGCTTGTTCGTCAGCCGGGGCTGGGGGCGCAAGAGCGAACGCTTGCGGCTAGAGGCAGCCTGGGAAGCCGCTCTGGAGGCAGTCGTGCCGCGGTCCCTGCGGCAGCACACGCGTGTGGCCAGCTTGCGCCGCGGAGTGCTGGAGGTGGAGGTCAACGCCGCTCCTCTGATGCAGGAACTCAACCAGTTCCACAAACGCCGGCTGTTGGCGGCCCTCCGCCAGGCCCTGCCCGGCACGACTATCGCGGACATCCGCTTCCGCGCCGGGGCTTGGTGA
- a CDS encoding MotA/TolQ/ExbB proton channel family protein, whose translation MWEAYWQTVQTSQLDWVILAVGAVLVLLHLWGLLGYWHGKWVLFVQDLDRYRTGLLLLTELLPVLGLLGTVISLMYTFKTFQVGTAGETLDLGQMIQTFAPAMSTTISGLIMVVINLLLNAVLWFFCPAVEARRGSS comes from the coding sequence ATGTGGGAAGCCTACTGGCAAACGGTACAGACAAGTCAATTGGACTGGGTCATCCTGGCAGTTGGAGCCGTGCTGGTCCTGCTTCATCTCTGGGGGCTGCTCGGCTACTGGCATGGTAAGTGGGTGCTGTTCGTGCAGGACCTGGATCGTTACCGCACAGGGCTGTTGTTGCTGACCGAGCTATTGCCGGTATTGGGGCTGCTCGGCACGGTCATCAGCCTGATGTACACCTTCAAAACCTTCCAGGTGGGAACTGCTGGCGAAACGCTCGACTTGGGACAGATGATCCAAACGTTTGCCCCGGCGATGAGCACGACGATTTCCGGCTTGATCATGGTCGTTATCAATCTGCTTCTCAACGCCGTGCTGTGGTTTTTCTGCCCTGCGGTTGAGGCCAGGCGAGGTTCTTCATGA